DNA sequence from the Rhodoligotrophos appendicifer genome:
GACCTCGACCGGCTGGCAGAGTTCGACGCCCTGTTCATCCGGGAAACCACCTCCATCGACAACCATACCTATCGCTTCGCGCGACGGGCCCAGCAGGAAGGAATGCCGGTCATCGACGATCCCCAATCGATGATCCGCTGCACGAACAAAGTCTACCTCGCAGAGTTGCTCACCGCCAACAGGCTGCCGACTCCGAAGACCGTCATTGTGCAAAGCATCCGCCAAGCCGAGGAGCTTCCTGGCAAGCTCGGCTGGCCCGTCGTCCTGAAGATTCCCGACGGCTCGTTCAGTCGCGGCGTGTTCAAAACGGAGACGCCCGAGGCGCTCAAGACAAAGCTCAAGGCGCTGCTGGAGGAGTCGGATCTCGTCATTGCGCAGGAGTATATTCCGACCGCCTTCGACTGGCGGATCGGCGTCCTGGACGGCGAACCTCTTTATGCCTGCCAATACATGATGGCGCATCGCCATTGGCAGATCGTCAAGCACGAGCCCGGCAAGGCTCCGGACGAGGGTCGCTTCAAGACCCTGCCGCTCGGCGAGGTGCCGAAGGACGTCATGAAAGCCGCCGTCGAAGCCGCGAGGCTGATCGGCGACGGGCTTTATGGCGTGGACCTCAAGCAGACCGACAAGGGGCTGTACATCATCGAGGTCAACGACAATCCGGATCTCAATCACGGCATCGAGGATCTGAACGAGAAGGACGTGCTCTGGGAAAAGCTGATCAACTGGTACCTGAAGCGGCTGGAGGCTTAAGGGGGCCGTCGGCGCGCTTGAGTGGCGGATGCTCTTTGGTTGGGCTATGATTTTGGGGAACGCTTGGAGCTGCTCTGATGTCGCGGACCGACGAGAGCCAAATCAATGCTGCTGTAGAGGCCTACGTACTGGCCATGTCCACTGCCGACGAGCAGAAGCTGCGTGCGGCGTTTCACGCGTCAGCATCGATCATCGGCAACTACCAAGGGGCAGTCGAATGGCTGAGCGTCGATGCCTATGTGGGAGAGGTGATAGGGGCTGGCTTGGCACCGAACAGCAGCCCCAACTGGAAAGTCTCGTTGCTCGACATTACAGTCGATGCCGCCACGGTGAAGGTTGAGGACGAGTTCGGGGAGATGAGGTTCACCGATTATCTTTCCCTGCTCAAGATCGCCGGAGAGTGGAAGATCGTCAGCAAGCTCTACCACCTTCACATGTAGGATCGTCCCTGTCCGCGATCCTTGCTGTGGCAAATCCAGAAACTGAGGGCCGCGGAAATCGAGTCTCGGCAACATCGTTGACGTTTCCCCGACGTCGGCTTTTCACGATCCCGGTCATCCGCCTTTATGAGTTCACGGCCGGCCGTCGATCAGTTGCGGCGCGAGGGGTTGGCGGGAATCGGCAGGTCCGGGATGCGTATGAGCTGTTTGCCTGAAGCCGCCTGCCGCTTGTCCCGGTAGGACGGGTCCTGAATGTCCGTCGTCATGGTCAATCCAAACAGAACCCAGCCGCGCTCGGGATCGGCAGCGAAGGCCAAGTCGAAGGTCAGCGCGCCGGAACTCGTCTTATAGGTGCCAGCCAGCCGCAGAAGGCCGCGGCGATCCACCATCGGCTTGCGCGTCATGATCGGGTCCAGGGCCGCGAGCGAGGAGAGATTGAACCCGCCGGTGCGCCATTCCTTGAAGATGGAGGAGAGCTTCTCCACAGAGTTTTCGTCCTGGAACGGGTTGGAAGCCAGTTGCCTGAAGACAGTGTAATTCCCGGTGCGGTTCGCCTGATCGAAGGCCGTGACGGTCCCCCGTATGATGGCGATCAGCTCCCGGTCCTGAGGAATGTCCTGGGACCGTTCGATCCCTCCAGCAGTGGCAGAAACCTGGGCGAAGGTCCCTGTGCCGTGGAGCAGCCCTCCGCAGACAACCACGACGGCGATGAAAGAGCGACGCATGAAAAACTCTAACCATAGGATGAGATCGACTCATCCTATGGTTGTATTACGTCTCAATCATGACCAGAGGTTAACACACTGGCCTGCGGGCAGAGCTACATGGCGACGGCCACGCCGAACCGGTAACTCACATAACCACTCTGCGCGGAGACCCCCAATCCTGAGGATACGATCAGGTTTGGAAGCATACGGGCAGCGGCAGTGAAGGCCATGGCCTGCTTGTCTCCGAAGCCACCCATATTCGCAGAGAAGGCATATTTGTCGAAGGCCGGCAGCACGGTCGCCATCGCCATGGCCATGGCGATGCCCTCCTCGGCCCGATCCATCCGGTGATCGAGACGATCCATCCGCCCGCTCAGGATATCCATTCCATGCTCAAGCGTGCCGATGCGCGCATTGACCGGGCCGAGCGCCGCCGAGGTGAATAACTCGTTGAAGTCTCGCGCTGCAAGGTTGCCATCCTGATCGGTGGTGACGATTTTGACCTCGCCCTTCTGGGCCTCCGTCGATTTTTGCGACGTCACGCCGCGCAGGCTGTGCGTGCTGTCGGATGTTCCCAGAGCGACGTTGCCGTTGCTGACCTCCATCTGATCGGTTTTGGCCTTGATCCCCGTGATGTCATCATCATGGCCGTCCAAGCGGCTCTTATGGTTCTCGATGATCTTGCCGTGCGAATCGAGCGCCTTCCCGTTGCCGGTGAGGATCGCCTCATGCTCCGCGATGGTCGTCGTCTGGCGGCCGATCGCCTCTCCATTGGTCTTGATCTCGCCATTCAGGACGGTGATGCGCCCACCTTGCTTTTCAACCGCTCGGTGATTGACGCCGAGGCGGGTGTTCACCGCGCCGATCTTTTCGCCCTGGGTCGCCACCGCACGATCATTCACACCGAGGCGGGTGTTCACCCCGCCGATCTTTTCGCCCTGGGTCGTCACAGCACGATCGTTCACACCAAGGCGAGTGTTCACTTCGCCGATCTTGTCGCCCTGGGTCGTCACAGCACGATCATTCACACCAAGACGAGTGTTCACTTCGCCGATCTTGTCGCCCTGGGTCGTCACAGCACGATCGTTGATGCCGAGGCGGGTGTTCACCCCGCCGATCTTTTCGCCCTGGGTCGTCACAGCACGATCATTCACACCAAGACGAGTGTTCACTTCGCCGATCTTGTCGCCCTGGGTCGTCACCGCCCGATCGTTCGCACCGAGGCGGGTATTCACCGCGCCGAGCCTGTCACCCTGGGTGGTCACCGCCCGATCGTTTACTCCAAGGCGGCTATTGATCTCGCCGATCACTCCGACTTGCTTGCTCACCGCCCGGTCGTTCACACCAAGGCGAGCATTCACCGCCGCAATGCCGGGAGCGTCTCCGCCCGATTGGTCCCCCTGCCCCTTGGGCTCGGTCCCCCCACCACCGCGCTTGGCACGATTCAGGGCCTCGTCGGCCTCCCGCGCTGCGAAATCCGCCGCGTTCGCGCTGCCTTCGGCGTTGCTTTTAAAGCCTTCTGCCTCCGTCGCATAACCAGCGATCTTATCCTTGTCTTCCAAGACTCTGATCCTAGCCTCGGTGATGAAGGCCCCGTCCTGCCCTGCCGCCGTTTGGAGACGGTTCATCTCTTGCGCGGCGCTGTCGGCCCCCCTCTTCGTGGCTTCAATGTCGCGCAGATTTTCCTGGGCCATATTTGCACTGTTCACGGTGCGGCCGAGATGGTTCTGCGCCTCGTCGGCATAACCCTTCGCCCGGTTGAGTTCGGCGTTGACGGGTGCGACGGCTGAACGCGCGTTGTCGGCACTCTTCTTTGCGGCGTCCTCATACTCCTTGGTCGCCTGGGCCGAGAGCTCGGCCGCCAGGGCGTGTCGGCCCGCCTTGTCGGCGGCCTGGTTGGCTGTGCTCACGAAGCCGTCGACCTCCTGCCTCCGCGTGGACAGATCCGCCACCAGCTTGTTGGCCTCATTGGCGCGCGCTTTCACATCGTCGACAGCATCCGCGATCGAGCGGGCGTGCTGGCCAGTGTTGTCACGGATGCGCTGAAGTTCGGTTTGGAACCCCTGGAGCGTCATCCCATCTGGCAGGTTGAAGGGAGTGGCTCCGTCCTTGGCGAGGTCCGCCCTGAACTTGGCGAGGACGTCGTCATAACCGACCGCCGACAATCTACCCACCGGATCGGCGAAGACGAAGCCGTCATCCGCGCCGAGCTCTCTGCGGGCCCGATTCGACAGCCCCGGCATGACATAGGCATTCTCCGCCGTCCCAAACATGAATTGATAGTCGGCAGTCGTCTCCGCCCGGTCGCCGATCGCCACCGATCGCTGGAACCCCGCCTTGGCCTTAGGCCCGATCGCCGTCGCCGCCAGTCCTGCCTGTGCGTGGGCACCCATCGCCGTCCCGTCGTCATCGAGCGTCAAGGCGCGGAAGCCAATGGCGGTCGACCTCTTGCCCCTCAGAGACTCCTTGGTCCTGTCGGAGGCCACTGCGTCGGTCGCCAGTCCAGCCTGAGCCTCCGCGCCGATGGATGTCGACTGCTCCGCAAGCGATTTCGCGGCTTCGCCAAGGGCCGTGCCCTGGAAAGCTCGAGCTTCGGCGTTGCTGCCGACGGCCACCGTATTCTCACCGAAACTGAAGGCGGAATTGCCGATGGTGGTGGAGTTCCCGTTGCCAAAGGCATTCGAGCCCAGCACGAGGTCGTTCTGACCCAGTCTCACATTATAGCCGATGCCAAGCGCGCCCAGCGGATTGGCGACATTAAACGGTGTCGGCCCCTTTCCTTCGCGGCCATCGCAGGCCGTCGCCGTCTCGGTCGCTCCATGGCTGCCGGTGACGGTGCGGGTGATGCAAGCGAGCGGTCCGACCCGGTCCGTCGCCCCCTTGTCGGCGCGCGGGCCCGCAGATGTCTGCCCCATCGCCGCAGATGAAATGGCAATCAAGGCACTTAAGCTGGTGCCCGCCAAAAGCAACGTCGAGGCAGAGCGGTTGGTCGATCTCCTAAGAAACAGAAATCCATACGTTTCCATGACTCTTACTCTCCAATAAATTATAGGAATTTATGTAAGTTAAATAGTTGTTATGATCAGAGGATTATTTGACTGATGAAATTGATAATAATAGCGGACCATTCAAAAATTTGATCCACAAACATTTGCCGTACAGTCCATAAAAAGTCAACGGCGTCTTGTAAATACATCTCTATACTATTTAAGGTTGCATGCTTGACGATTGGTGAACGCATTCACGCGCATCGGAACTGCAGGGACATGAAAAAAGGCGGCGCGAGAAACGCACCGCCTTGGCTCCTGGGGGTCCGCAGCAAGCAGTTAGGGCCGCGATGCATGCCCGTCCGGCACATAGACCTCGGCGCCGAGCTCCATGAACTTCTCCGACATCTGAGCCATGCCCTGCGTCTGATCGTTTAGCTTGGCTGCATAGTCGCGGACGTCCTGAGTGATCTTCATGGAGCAGAATTTCGGGCCGCACATGGAGCAGAAATGCGCCACCTTGTGCGCCTCCTTGGGCAAGGTCTCATCGTGGAACTTCAGGGCCCGCTCGGGATCCAGGGACAGATTGAACTGGTCCTCCCAGCGGAAGGAGAAACGGGAGCGGGACATGGCATCGTCCCACATCTGGGCGCCCGGGTGCCCCTTGGCGAGGTCGGCGGCGTGGGCTGCGATCTTGTAGGTGATCACGCCCTCCTTGACGTCATCGCGGTTCGGCAGCCCAAGATGCTCCTTCGGGGTGACGTAGCAGAGCATGGAGGTGCCGAACCAGCCGATCATGGCCGCGCCGATCGCCGAGGTGATGTGATCGTAACCTGGCGCGATGTCGGTGGTCAGGGGGCCCAGCGTGTAGAACGGCGCCTCGCCGCATTCGCGCAGTTGCTTGTCCATGTTGATCTTGATCTTGTGCATGGGCACGTGGCCCGGCCCTTCGATCATCACCTGGCACCCTTTCGCCCAAGCCACCTGCGTCAGCTCGCCCAGCGTTTCCAACTCCGCGAATTGGGCGCGGTCATTGGCATCGGCGATCGATCCCGGGCGCAGGCCGTCGCCCAGAGAGAACGACACGTCATATTTCGCCATGAGATCGCAGATGTCGCCGAAACGCTCATAGAGGAAGCTCTCCTTGTGATGGGCGAGGCACCACTTGGCCATGATCGAGCCGCCGCGGCTGACGATGCCGGTCACCCGGTCGGCCGTCAGGTGGATGTAGCCCAGACGGACGCCGGCATGGATGGTGAAGTAATCCACCCCCTGCTCGCATTGCTC
Encoded proteins:
- a CDS encoding nuclear transport factor 2 family protein, producing the protein MSRTDESQINAAVEAYVLAMSTADEQKLRAAFHASASIIGNYQGAVEWLSVDAYVGEVIGAGLAPNSSPNWKVSLLDITVDAATVKVEDEFGEMRFTDYLSLLKIAGEWKIVSKLYHLHM
- a CDS encoding RimK family protein, whose translation is MSWLIIVDQNRDFANADTPHKVMTSRDYLSRPQLFGEMKPKIINLSRNYSYQASGYYCSLLAEARGHRIIPAVETMVELSKKTLYKHALPELEDVLNRCLEKSNGNGCNGRHEAKNGEADLLACFGMAVDPVLSPFSRLLFDWFRAPILRVQYEGGEKKQIKKIALEPLNALKGGEMDFLRTALDAYTRRAWRAARTRVPAKYTLAVLYDPQEELAPSKEHSLKHFAKVAEKHSLEVAPITKGDLDRLAEFDALFIRETTSIDNHTYRFARRAQQEGMPVIDDPQSMIRCTNKVYLAELLTANRLPTPKTVIVQSIRQAEELPGKLGWPVVLKIPDGSFSRGVFKTETPEALKTKLKALLEESDLVIAQEYIPTAFDWRIGVLDGEPLYACQYMMAHRHWQIVKHEPGKAPDEGRFKTLPLGEVPKDVMKAAVEAARLIGDGLYGVDLKQTDKGLYIIEVNDNPDLNHGIEDLNEKDVLWEKLINWYLKRLEA
- the thiC gene encoding phosphomethylpyrimidine synthase ThiC; translated protein: MNKPIKPADLTAPTVTTGPLPASTKVYTHPAADTDLAVPFREIALHASANESPLRVYDTSGPFTDPTVSIDVEQGLARKRTDWLLERGGVRAYDGRTITPEDNGGVGGKHLARFFPLTHRPLIGDGSKPLTQLQCARAGIITKEMVYVAERENIGRKQALADAGKILADGEQFGAELPEFVTPEFVRSEIARGRAIIPSNINHAELEPMIIGRNFLVKINANIGNSAVTSSVEEEIEKMVWAIRWGADTVMDLSTGRNIHNTREWIIRNAPVPIGTVPLYQALEKVDGDPVKLDWEVYKDTLIEQCEQGVDYFTIHAGVRLGYIHLTADRVTGIVSRGGSIMAKWCLAHHKESFLYERFGDICDLMAKYDVSFSLGDGLRPGSIADANDRAQFAELETLGELTQVAWAKGCQVMIEGPGHVPMHKIKINMDKQLRECGEAPFYTLGPLTTDIAPGYDHITSAIGAAMIGWFGTSMLCYVTPKEHLGLPNRDDVKEGVITYKIAAHAADLAKGHPGAQMWDDAMSRSRFSFRWEDQFNLSLDPERALKFHDETLPKEAHKVAHFCSMCGPKFCSMKITQDVRDYAAKLNDQTQGMAQMSEKFMELGAEVYVPDGHASRP